The following coding sequences lie in one Arachis ipaensis cultivar K30076 chromosome B03, Araip1.1, whole genome shotgun sequence genomic window:
- the LOC107629968 gene encoding protein RRP6-like 3 isoform X1, translating to MNNGNKMRAAFIIATVTAISIFLTAMNRRRIRNRNKKSPSSSCYLHSEPKPQSSFKRVLADNSYTPFKHLKNLNDSSNNDKASNLHPFEAVITALLKNSWPEIELTTEIVDMEMNDSYVWVNTELQVKELANVLSKERFFAVDTEQHSLRSFLGFTALVQISTQKKDYLVDTIALHDLMPILCPVFADPSICKVFHGADNDVVWLQRDFHIYVVNLFDTSKACEVLSKPQKSLAYLLETYCSVTTNKLLQREDWRQRPLSAEMVHYARTDAHYLLYIANCLIAELKQLDNENSCDDDKFHFVHEASRRSNIICLQLFTKEVEASPGDSAASSLFSRHVSGQGFTSVSNESQFQTIVKQLCGWRDLMARIHDESLKYVLSDQAIVALASQPLSSESEIYNLIALVDNNVEMGLNFFIHSPSPVVCSHLSDIHHILADKLIDHAHIYSWIIQKCLGPNGTCPLSIFNYALLFNSNLKPSLAYKPSGLKNHRQISRKASRDLFVQKFSCKAPVYHNCRIFANDGRLLCYCDKKKLEWYLSRDLAKLVDKDPPAIMLLFEPKGRPEDEDNDFYIQSKRNICVGCGEGSHYLRYRIIPSCYRMHFPEHLKSHRSHDIVLLCVDCHEIAHAAAEKYKRKIAAEFGIPLYVQRVVHPEQEPNIQIEEGVSPLQLRTAAMALIRHGPRMPQNRREELTEFVLQVVKRYYGGREISEEDLERALIVGMSPHERRRFEKKRGFSFRHVGKITAVSEEENPADSTTRISNGDASKVGSLDDGSCANEETSNDVDREHLMVNDDSGNPSLASDLAVDASVSPDTSNGYTSSFEIVDYSEISDSVTNVDGTSLSKKQPNGSDDLSYPPNDEESTQTKHNSKQSLLGHGPHGQEVVEHLMKEYGEEGIGQFCQRWRQVFVEAVNPRFLPAGWDVKHSGRRDFGEFSVYNPGRRVGATT from the exons ATTCCGAACCGAAGCCGCAGAGTTCCTTTAAGCGCGTCTTGGCGGATAATTCTTACACTCCTTTCAAGCACTTGAAGAATCTCAACGACTCTTCTAACAATG ATAAAGCTTCAAATTTGCATCCATTTGAGGCAGTGATCACAGCATTGTTGAAAAATTCTTGGCCTGAAATTGAACTTACTACTGAGATTGTGGACATGGAAATGAATGATTCTTATGTTTGGGTCAATACAGAGCTGCAAGTAAAGGAATTGGCCAATGTGTTAAGCAAAGAGAGATTCTTTGCTGTGGACACAGAACAACATAGCTTACGATCTTTTCTAGGCTTTACAGCATTGGTTCAG ATTTCTACCCAGAAGAAAGATTATTTGGTTGACACAATCGCGCTACATGATCTAATGCCAATTCTTTGCCCAGTTTTTGCGGATCCTTCTATTTGTAAA GTGTTCCATGGGGCTGACAATGATGTTGTCTGGCTACAAAGGGACTTCCATATATATGTTGTTAATCTATTTGATACTTCAAAG GCATGCGAGGTGCTGTCAAAGCCACAGAAATCACTTGCTTATCTACTTGAAACTTACTGCAGTGTGACAACAAATAAATTATTACAG CGTGAAGACTGGAGACAGCGCCCCCTCTCAGCAGAAATGGTGCATTATGCACGAACAGATGCACACTATTTGTTGTATATTGCAAACTGTTTGATTGCTGAGCTCAAACAACTTGACAATG AAAACTCTTGTGACGATGACAAATTCCATTTTGTTCACGAGGCTAGTCGGCGTTCAAACATAATCTGTTTGCAACTTTTTACAAAAGAAGTTGAAGCTTCTCCTGGTGATTCTGCTGCATCATCATTATTTTCTCGTCATGTGAGTGGTCAAGGCTTCACTTCAGTTTCCAATGAATCCCAG TTTCAGACTATTGTGAAGCAACTGTGTGGATGGAGAGACCTGATG GCTCGCATTCATGATGAGAGCTTAAAATATGTACTGTCAGACCAGGCAATTGTTGCTTTGGCAAGTCAACCTTTGTCAAGTGAATCCGAAATATACAATCTCATAGCTCTGGTTGATAATAATGTGGAAATGGGTCTCAATTTTTTCATCCATTCCCCATCTCCTGTTGTTTGCAGCCACTTGAGTGATATCCATCATATTCTTGCAGACAAGTTGATTGACCATGCTCACATTTATTCATGGATTATTCAAAAGTGCCTGGGTCCAAATGGGACTTGTCCACTTTCTATATTTAATTATGCTTTGCTGTTTAACAGTAACTTAAAACCTAGCTTAGCTTATAAACCCTCTGGTCTAAAAAATCATAGACAGATATCCCGGAAAGCTTCTCGAGATTTGTTTGTTCAAAAATTCTCCTGTAAGGCTCCTGTTTATCATAACTGCCGGATATTTGCTAATGATGGGAGGCTGCTTTGTTACTGTGATAAGAAGAAGCTTGAGTG GTACCTAAGTCGGGATCTCGCAAAACTTGTTGATAAGGACCCACCAGCTATAATGCTTCTATTTGAACCCAAAGGTCGCCCAGAGGATGAAGACAATGATTTCTACATTCAGAGCAAGAGAAATATATGTGTTGGATGTGGTGAAGGAAGTCACTACTTACGGTACCGAATAATCCCATCCTGTTACAGAATGCATTTTCCTGAGCATTTAAAAAGCCATCGTTCTCATGATATTGTTCTACTCTGCGTGGACTGCCACGAAATTGCCCATGCGGCTGCAGAGAAGTATAAGAGAAAAATAGCTGCTGAATTTGGAATTCCTCTGTACGTTCAAAGGGTCGTTCATCCTGAACAAGAGCCTAATATACAGATTGAGGAGGGTGTATCTCCATTACAGTTACGTACAGCAGCTATGGCTCTTATACGCCATGGACCAAGAATGCCTCAAAATCGCCGTGAAGAACTGACTGAG TTTGTTTTGCAGGTTGTGAAGAGATATTATGGAGGAAGAGAAATATCTGAGGAAGATCTAGAAAGAGCCCTGATAGTTGGCATGAGTCCTCATGAGAGAAGACGGTTTGAGAAGAAGAGGGGTTTCTCTTTCAGACATGTGGGTAAAATAACAGCAGTGTCTGAAGAGGAAAACCCTGCTGATTCCACAACCAGAATTAGTAATGGGGATGCATCAAAGGTTGGTTCCCTTGATGATGGTTCATGTGCAAATGAAGAAACAAGTAATGATGTAGATAGAGAACATTTGATGGTAAACGATGATTCAGGAAACCCTTCTTTAGCTTCTGATCTTGCAGTTGATGCATCTGTCTCTCCTGATACTTCAAATGGGTACACAAGCTCATTTGAAATTGTGGATTATAGTGAAATTAGTGACTCTGTTACAAATGTTGATGGCACTAGTCTGAGTAAAAAGCAACCAAATGGAAGTGATGACTTATCTTATCCTCCCAACGATGAAGAATCGACTCAAACTAAACATAATTCAAAACAATCACTCTTAGGACATGGACCGCATGGACAAGAAGTTGTAGAACATTTAATGAAGGAATATGGGGAAGAAGGCATTGGACAGTTCTGTCAACGGTGGAGACAAGTATTTGTTGAAGCTGTAAATCCACGTTTTCTTCCTGCTGGTTGGGATGTAAAACACAG CGGAAGAAGGGACTTCGGTGAGTTCAGTGTATACAATCCTGGCAGAAGAGTTGGCGCTACTACTTAG
- the LOC107629968 gene encoding protein RRP6-like 3 isoform X3, which produces MNNGNKMRAAFIIATVTAISIFLTAMNRRRIRNRNKKSPSSSCYLHSEPKPQSSFKRVLADNSYTPFKHLKNLNDSSNNDKASNLHPFEAVITALLKNSWPEIELTTEIVDMEMNDSYVWVNTELQVKELANVLSKERFFAVDTEQHSLRSFLGFTALVQISTQKKDYLVDTIALHDLMPILCPVFADPSICKVFHGADNDVVWLQRDFHIYVVNLFDTSKACEVLSKPQKSLAYLLETYCSVTTNKLLQREDWRQRPLSAEMVHYARTDAHYLLYIANCLIAELKQLDNENSCDDDKFHFVHEASRRSNIICLQLFTKEVEASPGDSAASSLFSRHVSGQGFTSVSNESQFQTIVKQLCGWRDLMARIHDESLKYVLSDQAIVALASQPLSSESEIYNLIALVDNNVEMGLNFFIHSPSPVVCSHLSDIHHILADKLIDHAHIYSWIIQKCLGPNGTCPLSIFNYALLFNSNLKPSLAYKPSGLKNHRQISRKASRDLFVQKFSCKAPVYHNCRIFANDGRLLCYCDKKKLEWYLSRDLAKLVDKDPPAIMLLFEPKGRPEDEDNDFYIQSKRNICVGCGEGSHYLRYRIIPSCYRMHFPEHLKSHRSHDIVLLCVDCHEIAHAAAEKYKRKIAAEFGIPLYVQRVVHPEQEPNIQIEEGVSPLQLRTAAMALIRHGPRMPQNRREELTEFVLQVVKRYYGGREISEEDLERALIVGMSPHERRRFEKKRGFSFRHVGKITAVSEEENPADSTTRISNGDASKVGSLDDGSCANEETSNDVDREHLMVNDDSGNPSLASDLAVDASVSPDTSNGYTSSFEIVDYSEISDSVTNVDGTSLSKKQPNGSDDLSYPPNDEESTQTKHNSKQSLLGHGPHGQEVVEHLMKEYGEEGIGQFCQRWRQVFVEAVNPRFLPAGWDVKHRL; this is translated from the exons ATTCCGAACCGAAGCCGCAGAGTTCCTTTAAGCGCGTCTTGGCGGATAATTCTTACACTCCTTTCAAGCACTTGAAGAATCTCAACGACTCTTCTAACAATG ATAAAGCTTCAAATTTGCATCCATTTGAGGCAGTGATCACAGCATTGTTGAAAAATTCTTGGCCTGAAATTGAACTTACTACTGAGATTGTGGACATGGAAATGAATGATTCTTATGTTTGGGTCAATACAGAGCTGCAAGTAAAGGAATTGGCCAATGTGTTAAGCAAAGAGAGATTCTTTGCTGTGGACACAGAACAACATAGCTTACGATCTTTTCTAGGCTTTACAGCATTGGTTCAG ATTTCTACCCAGAAGAAAGATTATTTGGTTGACACAATCGCGCTACATGATCTAATGCCAATTCTTTGCCCAGTTTTTGCGGATCCTTCTATTTGTAAA GTGTTCCATGGGGCTGACAATGATGTTGTCTGGCTACAAAGGGACTTCCATATATATGTTGTTAATCTATTTGATACTTCAAAG GCATGCGAGGTGCTGTCAAAGCCACAGAAATCACTTGCTTATCTACTTGAAACTTACTGCAGTGTGACAACAAATAAATTATTACAG CGTGAAGACTGGAGACAGCGCCCCCTCTCAGCAGAAATGGTGCATTATGCACGAACAGATGCACACTATTTGTTGTATATTGCAAACTGTTTGATTGCTGAGCTCAAACAACTTGACAATG AAAACTCTTGTGACGATGACAAATTCCATTTTGTTCACGAGGCTAGTCGGCGTTCAAACATAATCTGTTTGCAACTTTTTACAAAAGAAGTTGAAGCTTCTCCTGGTGATTCTGCTGCATCATCATTATTTTCTCGTCATGTGAGTGGTCAAGGCTTCACTTCAGTTTCCAATGAATCCCAG TTTCAGACTATTGTGAAGCAACTGTGTGGATGGAGAGACCTGATG GCTCGCATTCATGATGAGAGCTTAAAATATGTACTGTCAGACCAGGCAATTGTTGCTTTGGCAAGTCAACCTTTGTCAAGTGAATCCGAAATATACAATCTCATAGCTCTGGTTGATAATAATGTGGAAATGGGTCTCAATTTTTTCATCCATTCCCCATCTCCTGTTGTTTGCAGCCACTTGAGTGATATCCATCATATTCTTGCAGACAAGTTGATTGACCATGCTCACATTTATTCATGGATTATTCAAAAGTGCCTGGGTCCAAATGGGACTTGTCCACTTTCTATATTTAATTATGCTTTGCTGTTTAACAGTAACTTAAAACCTAGCTTAGCTTATAAACCCTCTGGTCTAAAAAATCATAGACAGATATCCCGGAAAGCTTCTCGAGATTTGTTTGTTCAAAAATTCTCCTGTAAGGCTCCTGTTTATCATAACTGCCGGATATTTGCTAATGATGGGAGGCTGCTTTGTTACTGTGATAAGAAGAAGCTTGAGTG GTACCTAAGTCGGGATCTCGCAAAACTTGTTGATAAGGACCCACCAGCTATAATGCTTCTATTTGAACCCAAAGGTCGCCCAGAGGATGAAGACAATGATTTCTACATTCAGAGCAAGAGAAATATATGTGTTGGATGTGGTGAAGGAAGTCACTACTTACGGTACCGAATAATCCCATCCTGTTACAGAATGCATTTTCCTGAGCATTTAAAAAGCCATCGTTCTCATGATATTGTTCTACTCTGCGTGGACTGCCACGAAATTGCCCATGCGGCTGCAGAGAAGTATAAGAGAAAAATAGCTGCTGAATTTGGAATTCCTCTGTACGTTCAAAGGGTCGTTCATCCTGAACAAGAGCCTAATATACAGATTGAGGAGGGTGTATCTCCATTACAGTTACGTACAGCAGCTATGGCTCTTATACGCCATGGACCAAGAATGCCTCAAAATCGCCGTGAAGAACTGACTGAG TTTGTTTTGCAGGTTGTGAAGAGATATTATGGAGGAAGAGAAATATCTGAGGAAGATCTAGAAAGAGCCCTGATAGTTGGCATGAGTCCTCATGAGAGAAGACGGTTTGAGAAGAAGAGGGGTTTCTCTTTCAGACATGTGGGTAAAATAACAGCAGTGTCTGAAGAGGAAAACCCTGCTGATTCCACAACCAGAATTAGTAATGGGGATGCATCAAAGGTTGGTTCCCTTGATGATGGTTCATGTGCAAATGAAGAAACAAGTAATGATGTAGATAGAGAACATTTGATGGTAAACGATGATTCAGGAAACCCTTCTTTAGCTTCTGATCTTGCAGTTGATGCATCTGTCTCTCCTGATACTTCAAATGGGTACACAAGCTCATTTGAAATTGTGGATTATAGTGAAATTAGTGACTCTGTTACAAATGTTGATGGCACTAGTCTGAGTAAAAAGCAACCAAATGGAAGTGATGACTTATCTTATCCTCCCAACGATGAAGAATCGACTCAAACTAAACATAATTCAAAACAATCACTCTTAGGACATGGACCGCATGGACAAGAAGTTGTAGAACATTTAATGAAGGAATATGGGGAAGAAGGCATTGGACAGTTCTGTCAACGGTGGAGACAAGTATTTGTTGAAGCTGTAAATCCACGTTTTCTTCCTGCTGGTTGGGATGTAAAACACAG GCTCTGA
- the LOC107629968 gene encoding protein RRP6-like 3 isoform X2 codes for MNNGNKMRAAFIIATVTAISIFLTAMNRRRIRNRNKKSPSSSCYLHSEPKPQSSFKRVLADNSYTPFKHLKNLNDSSNNDKASNLHPFEAVITALLKNSWPEIELTTEIVDMEMNDSYVWVNTELQVKELANVLSKERFFAVDTEQHSLRSFLGFTALVQISTQKKDYLVDTIALHDLMPILCPVFADPSICKVFHGADNDVVWLQRDFHIYVVNLFDTSKACEVLSKPQKSLAYLLETYCSVTTNKLLQREDWRQRPLSAEMVHYARTDAHYLLYIANCLIAELKQLDNENSCDDDKFHFVHEASRRSNIICLQLFTKEVEASPGDSAASSLFSRHVSGQGFTSVSNESQFQTIVKQLCGWRDLMARIHDESLKYVLSDQAIVALASQPLSSESEIYNLIALVDNNVEMGLNFFIHSPSPVVCSHLSDIHHILADKLIDHAHIYSWIIQKCLGPNGTCPLSIFNYALLFNSNLKPSLAYKPSGLKNHRQISRKASRDLFVQKFSCKAPVYHNCRIFANDGRLLCYCDKKKLEWYLSRDLAKLVDKDPPAIMLLFEPKGRPEDEDNDFYIQSKRNICVGCGEGSHYLRYRIIPSCYRMHFPEHLKSHRSHDIVLLCVDCHEIAHAAAEKYKRKIAAEFGIPLYVQRVVHPEQEPNIQIEEGVSPLQLRTAAMALIRHGPRMPQNRREELTEVVKRYYGGREISEEDLERALIVGMSPHERRRFEKKRGFSFRHVGKITAVSEEENPADSTTRISNGDASKVGSLDDGSCANEETSNDVDREHLMVNDDSGNPSLASDLAVDASVSPDTSNGYTSSFEIVDYSEISDSVTNVDGTSLSKKQPNGSDDLSYPPNDEESTQTKHNSKQSLLGHGPHGQEVVEHLMKEYGEEGIGQFCQRWRQVFVEAVNPRFLPAGWDVKHSGRRDFGEFSVYNPGRRVGATT; via the exons ATTCCGAACCGAAGCCGCAGAGTTCCTTTAAGCGCGTCTTGGCGGATAATTCTTACACTCCTTTCAAGCACTTGAAGAATCTCAACGACTCTTCTAACAATG ATAAAGCTTCAAATTTGCATCCATTTGAGGCAGTGATCACAGCATTGTTGAAAAATTCTTGGCCTGAAATTGAACTTACTACTGAGATTGTGGACATGGAAATGAATGATTCTTATGTTTGGGTCAATACAGAGCTGCAAGTAAAGGAATTGGCCAATGTGTTAAGCAAAGAGAGATTCTTTGCTGTGGACACAGAACAACATAGCTTACGATCTTTTCTAGGCTTTACAGCATTGGTTCAG ATTTCTACCCAGAAGAAAGATTATTTGGTTGACACAATCGCGCTACATGATCTAATGCCAATTCTTTGCCCAGTTTTTGCGGATCCTTCTATTTGTAAA GTGTTCCATGGGGCTGACAATGATGTTGTCTGGCTACAAAGGGACTTCCATATATATGTTGTTAATCTATTTGATACTTCAAAG GCATGCGAGGTGCTGTCAAAGCCACAGAAATCACTTGCTTATCTACTTGAAACTTACTGCAGTGTGACAACAAATAAATTATTACAG CGTGAAGACTGGAGACAGCGCCCCCTCTCAGCAGAAATGGTGCATTATGCACGAACAGATGCACACTATTTGTTGTATATTGCAAACTGTTTGATTGCTGAGCTCAAACAACTTGACAATG AAAACTCTTGTGACGATGACAAATTCCATTTTGTTCACGAGGCTAGTCGGCGTTCAAACATAATCTGTTTGCAACTTTTTACAAAAGAAGTTGAAGCTTCTCCTGGTGATTCTGCTGCATCATCATTATTTTCTCGTCATGTGAGTGGTCAAGGCTTCACTTCAGTTTCCAATGAATCCCAG TTTCAGACTATTGTGAAGCAACTGTGTGGATGGAGAGACCTGATG GCTCGCATTCATGATGAGAGCTTAAAATATGTACTGTCAGACCAGGCAATTGTTGCTTTGGCAAGTCAACCTTTGTCAAGTGAATCCGAAATATACAATCTCATAGCTCTGGTTGATAATAATGTGGAAATGGGTCTCAATTTTTTCATCCATTCCCCATCTCCTGTTGTTTGCAGCCACTTGAGTGATATCCATCATATTCTTGCAGACAAGTTGATTGACCATGCTCACATTTATTCATGGATTATTCAAAAGTGCCTGGGTCCAAATGGGACTTGTCCACTTTCTATATTTAATTATGCTTTGCTGTTTAACAGTAACTTAAAACCTAGCTTAGCTTATAAACCCTCTGGTCTAAAAAATCATAGACAGATATCCCGGAAAGCTTCTCGAGATTTGTTTGTTCAAAAATTCTCCTGTAAGGCTCCTGTTTATCATAACTGCCGGATATTTGCTAATGATGGGAGGCTGCTTTGTTACTGTGATAAGAAGAAGCTTGAGTG GTACCTAAGTCGGGATCTCGCAAAACTTGTTGATAAGGACCCACCAGCTATAATGCTTCTATTTGAACCCAAAGGTCGCCCAGAGGATGAAGACAATGATTTCTACATTCAGAGCAAGAGAAATATATGTGTTGGATGTGGTGAAGGAAGTCACTACTTACGGTACCGAATAATCCCATCCTGTTACAGAATGCATTTTCCTGAGCATTTAAAAAGCCATCGTTCTCATGATATTGTTCTACTCTGCGTGGACTGCCACGAAATTGCCCATGCGGCTGCAGAGAAGTATAAGAGAAAAATAGCTGCTGAATTTGGAATTCCTCTGTACGTTCAAAGGGTCGTTCATCCTGAACAAGAGCCTAATATACAGATTGAGGAGGGTGTATCTCCATTACAGTTACGTACAGCAGCTATGGCTCTTATACGCCATGGACCAAGAATGCCTCAAAATCGCCGTGAAGAACTGACTGAG GTTGTGAAGAGATATTATGGAGGAAGAGAAATATCTGAGGAAGATCTAGAAAGAGCCCTGATAGTTGGCATGAGTCCTCATGAGAGAAGACGGTTTGAGAAGAAGAGGGGTTTCTCTTTCAGACATGTGGGTAAAATAACAGCAGTGTCTGAAGAGGAAAACCCTGCTGATTCCACAACCAGAATTAGTAATGGGGATGCATCAAAGGTTGGTTCCCTTGATGATGGTTCATGTGCAAATGAAGAAACAAGTAATGATGTAGATAGAGAACATTTGATGGTAAACGATGATTCAGGAAACCCTTCTTTAGCTTCTGATCTTGCAGTTGATGCATCTGTCTCTCCTGATACTTCAAATGGGTACACAAGCTCATTTGAAATTGTGGATTATAGTGAAATTAGTGACTCTGTTACAAATGTTGATGGCACTAGTCTGAGTAAAAAGCAACCAAATGGAAGTGATGACTTATCTTATCCTCCCAACGATGAAGAATCGACTCAAACTAAACATAATTCAAAACAATCACTCTTAGGACATGGACCGCATGGACAAGAAGTTGTAGAACATTTAATGAAGGAATATGGGGAAGAAGGCATTGGACAGTTCTGTCAACGGTGGAGACAAGTATTTGTTGAAGCTGTAAATCCACGTTTTCTTCCTGCTGGTTGGGATGTAAAACACAG CGGAAGAAGGGACTTCGGTGAGTTCAGTGTATACAATCCTGGCAGAAGAGTTGGCGCTACTACTTAG